One region of Archocentrus centrarchus isolate MPI-CPG fArcCen1 chromosome 6, fArcCen1, whole genome shotgun sequence genomic DNA includes:
- the ints14 gene encoding integrator complex subunit 14 yields MPTVVVMDVSLSMTRPVSLDGSEEFQRKNLAVHGLNMLFEHMASNYRLEFTALMAFSSLWELLVPFTRDYNALQEALSSLEDYDKTCVESALHGVSNVVQQEWGSACPCQVVLVTDGSLGIGKGSLRHSLQTLKQRGDDKKFPLPFPFPTKLFIMCIANAEELQMTDAMDNLEELLRLSGEDGQIFTMEGPLCMKSVQTMFGKLIDLAYSPFHAVLHCGNLSSDVQVFPRPEPVIMDEEVEPMPRTVSTDLEIVGFIEIADIASPPVISRHLVLPIAVNKDVDEVGTGATDELEEEPSASQMAGKSPNFCVLLHGSLKVEGMVALVQLGAEWFGMLYSQADSKKKSNLMMSLFEPGPEPLPWLGKISHLGPISEAADNPYGEDDSKSPFPVQPPVKRSYAQNVTVWIKASGLQTDVQKILRNARKLPDKTQTFYKELNRLRKAALAFGFWELLKGVADLLERECTMLPDSAHPDAAFQLSHAAQQLKLASTGDSQYAAFDHNIAPMHTDFSS; encoded by the exons ATGCCTACTGTGGTGGTAATGGACGTGTCTCTGTCCATGACACGGCCAGTGTCACTGGATGGCAGCGAAGAGTTTCAGAGAAAGAACCTGGCTGTGCACGGACTTAATATGTTGTTTGAACACATGGCCTCAAACTACCGCTTGGAGTTCACGGCGCTGATGGCCTTTTCTTCCCTGTGGGAGCTTCTAGTGCCTTTCACCAGAGATTATAATGCATTACAG GAGGCTCTGAGTAGCCTGGAAGATTATGACAAGACCTGTGTTGAATCAGCTCTTCATGGAGTTAGTAATGTAGTACAGCAGGAGTGGGGTAGTGCCTGTCCCTGTCAG GTGGTGCTAGTTACTGATGGATCGCTCGGCATTGGGAAGGGTTCTTTACGCCATTCGCTCCAAACATTGAAACAGCGTGGGGATGACAAGAAATTCCCTCTTCCTTTCCCTTTCCCTACCAAACTCTTCATCATGTGTATTGCCAATGCAGAGGAG TTACAGATGACTGATGCCATGGACAACCTGGAGGAGCTACTTCGTCTTAGTGGAGAGGATGGGCAGATCTTTACTATGGAGGGACCACTTTGCATGAAGAGTGTGCAGACCATGTTTGG GAAGCTGATTGATCTTGCATACTCTCCCTTCCATGCGGTTCTGCACTGTGGGAATCTGTCCTCAGATGTTCAGGTGTTTCCTCGACCCGAGCCTGTCATAATGGATGAAGAGGTTGAGCCCATGCCCCGAACTGTTAGTACAG ATTTGGAGATTGTGGGCTTCATTGAAATAGCTGACATTGCCAGTCCTCCTGTCATATCCAGACACTTGGTATTACCTATTGCTGTAAACAAAG ATGTGGATGAAGTTGGCACAGGGGCCACAGATGAGCTTGAGGAGGAACCTTCTGCCAGTCAGATGGCAGGCAAAAGTCCCAATTTTTGTGTACTTTTACATGGAAGTCTGAAGGTTGAAGGCATGGTGGCGCTGGTCCAACTGGG GGCAGAGTGGTTTGGCATGTTGTACTCCCAGGCAGACAGCAAGAAGAAATCAAACTTGATGATGTCTCTTTTTGAGCCTGGTCCTGAGCCTTTGCCCTGGCTGGGCAAGATCTCACATTTGGGACCAATCTCAG AAGCGGCTGATAATCCCTATGGAGAGGATGACAGTAAAAGTCCATTTCCTGTACAACCACCGGTTAAACGAAGCTATGCCCAGAATGTAACCGTATGGATTAAGGCCAGTGGACTGCAG ACTGATGTCCAGAAGATCCTGAGGAATGCAAGGAAATTGCCAGATAAAACTCAGACCTTCTATAAg GAGCTGAACCGTCTGCGGAAGGCTGCTTTGGCTTTCGGTTTCTGGGAGCTCCTGAAGGGAGTGGCCGATCTGCTGGAGAGAGAGTGCACCATGTTGCCAGACTCAGCGC